Part of the Desulforegula conservatrix Mb1Pa genome is shown below.
GTCAAGCTGGGCCATGACACCGCCTATGGACGGCGATTTTTCAAGCATATATACGTAATAGCCGGAATTGGCCAGGTCAAGCGCGGCCTGGATTCCGGCGATACCGCCGCCTGCCACAAGAACAGCGCCGGTTACATTTTTTGTACTCATATCAAATCTCCTTAGCTCTATTGTTTCCTACAGACCAAAATCCGCCAGATCAGGCCCCAGATAAGTTCTTTCGTTCTCACCCAGAATGCCCATCGAAAGACAAAGGATAGTCCAGAGATGGACAACATGGTAATGGCCATCAAATGCGTGCTTGATGTCTTCTATCTGGGCATGGCAGTTATGGCATGGAGTGATCACATAAGTCGCGCCGGTCTGCATGATCTGGTCAAACTTGATCTTTCCGTAAGCCTGACGCTGTTCTGTGTAGCCAGCCTGGAGAGCGCCACCACCACCGCCGCAGCAGTAGTTGTTGGACTTGTTCGGATACATTTCGACGAAATTTTCTTCGCCTACAGCTGTCTTTACGACAAAGCGAAGCTCGTCGGCCATCCAGTCACCAAGGCTTTTACGGACGATGTTGCATGGATCCTGAACCGTGAATTTAATCTTGAGGTCTTTGTTCCATTCTGAATTAACGGGAAGCTTCCCTTCCCTTATCCATTTTGCATAAAATTCTATTATGCTCTTAAATTCGAAATTATGGGGTATATTGAATTTTTTGAGTGCTGCGTATACAGCATAAAATGAGTGTCCGCATTCGGTATTTATAAAGGTCTTGCATCCAAGCTCATCGATTTTTTTCGACTGAGCCCTAACTATGTATTCCCATGAAGGATCGTCTGCGAGGAACATGCAGTAGTTTTCACCAGCCCACATATCTGAATAATATGTCCAGTCTGCTCCGGCTGTGTGGAGGATCTTCCAGAGAGGCAAAAGCTCATCCGGCTCTGTAACAGGCTCGCGGGAGTTCTGGTTCAGGGCGAACATAGCGCCTTCCCTGTCTATCTCTGCGCGGAGTTCTTCAAAACCTTCCTGGGTTCTGC
Proteins encoded:
- a CDS encoding (Fe-S)-binding protein, with protein sequence MAQEIKVPSGKFSIRDLAKALIPDGDLSKCLTCGTCTAGCPASGQMDMDPRKFLRMAVLGLDEQLERHPWVWVCTMCKRCNDVCPMKINIPQLTFELRSRWPREERPKGILGSCDMHVKSRGGAMGVPLEDFEFTVSDLAEECRTQEGFEELRAEIDREGAMFALNQNSREPVTEPDELLPLWKILHTAGADWTYYSDMWAGENYCMFLADDPSWEYIVRAQSKKIDELGCKTFINTECGHSFYAVYAALKKFNIPHNFEFKSIIEFYAKWIREGKLPVNSEWNKDLKIKFTVQDPCNIVRKSLGDWMADELRFVVKTAVGEENFVEMYPNKSNNYCCGGGGGALQAGYTEQRQAYGKIKFDQIMQTGATYVITPCHNCHAQIEDIKHAFDGHYHVVHLWTILCLSMGILGENERTYLGPDLADFGL